A genomic segment from Lineus longissimus chromosome 15, tnLinLong1.2, whole genome shotgun sequence encodes:
- the LOC135499997 gene encoding uncharacterized protein LOC135499997: MDKSKRKPNFSETEKFRLCEEYEKEFAVITGKFSAILSTKKKHDAWIRITKAMNRRNPSVIRSDADFLKKWQNLCSKMKDEYRDYKKELAKTGGGPPPVEPSLVSQKVASIIGEDDPTVHGIEGGIDSSQAKKTQDVPRSMPSRIQSSKPGTPTRKTPSYTAILSTRKPSAAAAIPNPCPALSDEDTGVAETKKRKATNDDIITMQKELLCAERSRATLEIQKLQLEKAKLTLEMEVLQLKKQKLSVDNQYTTDEEPCDYSLTTL, translated from the exons ATGGACAAGAGTAAGAGGAAGCCGAATTTCTCAGAGACGGAAAAGTTTCGTCTTTGTGAAGAATATGAAAAAGAATTTGCTGTCATAACAGGTAAATTTAGCGCCATCTTATCGACGAAAAAGAAACATGACGCTTGGATTAGGATTACCAAAGCCATGAATCGTAGAAATCCATCCGTCATCCGTTCCGATGCCGACTTCCTCAAGAAGTGGCAGAACTTATGCTCCAAAATGAAAGATGAGTACAGGGATTACAAGAAAGAATTGGCGAAAACAG GAGGAGGTCCACCACCAGTTGAGCCGTCCTTGGTCTCGCAGAAAGTAGCATCGATTATCGGTGAAGACGACCCAACTGTTCATGGTATTGAAGGTGGCATTGATAGTTCACAGGCGAAGAAAACACAAGATGTTCCGCGAAGCATGCCATCACGAATTCAAAGCAGCAAGCCTGG TACGCCTACCAGGAAGACCCCATCTTACACTGCTATCCTCTCAACGAGAAAACCATCAGCCGCTGCAGCAATACCCAATCCTTGCCCTGCGTTGTCAGATGAGGATACTGGTGTAGCTGAAACAAAGAAGCGAAAGGCCActaatgatgatatcatcacgATGCAGAAAGAGTTGTTGTGCGCTGAAAGGTCAAGAGCGACATTGGAGATACAAAAACTTCAACTAGAAAAAGCTAAGCTTACTTTGGAAATGGAAGTTCTTCAACTCAAGAAGCAAAAACTATCTGTTGACAATCAGTATACAACCGATGAAGAACCATGTGACTACTCTCTGACAACTCTTTGA
- the LOC135499348 gene encoding putative nuclease HARBI1 has translation MAALMLAVQMDLDARRAMRRERIFRDRVHPLEIYNDLQLYQRYRLDRQTILDLVDAVRNYIEPQTDRNHALPADLKVLATLRFYASGSFQEVTGDTVHISQPSMSRIITQVTDALIHLLHNIIKFPALQDIPRISAAFYEIANFPGIIGLIDGTHVWIIGPTHHEWRYVNRKNYYSINVQVVMDAHYRFINVVARWPGSTHDSIILRESGLAEVMEVWQGNEVLLGDSGYPVRPWLMTPFLNPNTPQQRRYNRSHKRTRCLVERGIGQWKRRFHCLHGQLRYTPLKACGIISACAMLHNIALDRGLPDFDEQPIELQPQPDDDDDNVENVVAFGRLNGAAARNQIVNQHF, from the coding sequence ATGGCTGCGTTAATGTTGGCAGTGCAAATGGATTTGGATGCGAGGCGTGCTATGCGTCGTGAGAGAATTTTTCGAGACAGAGTCCACCCACTTGAGATCTACAACGACTTGCAATTATATCAACGCTACAGATTGGATAGGCAAacgattcttgacttggtcgaTGCTGTTAGGAATTATATCGAGCCACAAACAGACCGAAACCATGCTTTGCCAGCCGACCTGAAGGtgcttgcaacattaagattttATGCCTCGGGTTCATTCCAGGAAGTCACCGGGGATACGGTACACATTTCCCAACCCAGCATGAGCCGCATTATAACGCAAGTGACGGATGCACTGATTCATTTGCTACACAACATCATTAAATTCCCTGCGCTTCAAGACATCCCTCGTATTTCTGCAGCATTTTATGAAATAGCGAACTTCCCTGGCATTATAGGGTTGATTGATGGTACGCATGTTTGGATCATTGGCCCTACTCATCACGAATGGAGATACGTCAACAGGAAAAACTATTATTCTATCAACGTACAGGTGGTCATGGATGCTCATTATCGATTCATAAACGTTGTAGCGAGATGGCCTGGAAGCACCCATGATTCGATCATTTTGAGAGAAAGTGGGCTAGCCGAAGTGATGGAAGTCTGGCAGGGTAATGAAGTCCTTCTAGGCGACAGCGGGTATCCAGTAAGACCATGGCTGATGACACCCTTCCTAAACCCAAACACCCCGCAGCAGCGACGATACAACCGTTCCCACAAAAGAACTCGATGCTTGGTAGAAAGGGGAATAGGCCAGTGGAAAAGGCGTTTCCATTGCCTCCATGGACAACTCCGCTATACACCGTTAAAAGCTTGCGGCATCATTTCTGCATGCGCAATGTTGCATAATATTGCCCTCGACAGAGGTCTCCCTGATTTTGACGAACAGCCAATCGAGCTACAGCCACAgcctgacgacgatgatgacaatgtcGAAAATGTTGTTGCCTTTGGTCGACTTAACGGAGCAGCTGCGAGGAACCAAATAGTCAACCAACACTTCTAA
- the LOC135499349 gene encoding uncharacterized protein LOC135499349, with product MPTDSDIERQTKLTESEIEAEKNGERCDVTDSEDDASVDDEYDSDFVVADGDYHDDDKKQMARKRNQEKKKRVQKLAAENKKGKNKKLAKDRIARRDRRNKLKGEDKKKKKSNKSSSQKSSKSKKSKKGKRRHVSTSPESDYSGSDSGSESESEYSSESDSEDEEITAEESISGSDFHESDLESQDDDLFNDSDKENKVKVKKSFSPKKGQSTVKGKPSKTNPKSNKPSAKQDSKKKVKKSFSPKKGQSTVKGKPSKTNPKSNKPSAKQDSKKKVSSVAKTAKKGKRKSTPIYSDSEDDVEAGMDKESEKDITVLSDTDGAADDNVYKTDKKKYNINESGQSSDSTDGSASEDSEGEPPAKKMKMNKSSPSLPTPKVKKDGEIAAASKKVNNTSKTPTAKSAAAKPKPTPANKKAPATKTAPTKAKSTAATVSAPKKPIAKTSTANKTNATSTGSSTLIKGYIQNQILRALKHNSHEKTGHFFELNEGEDSDENTILDNFIPYMHSKNYFIINSKIVTI from the coding sequence ATGCCTACCGACTCAGATATCGAAAGGCAAACCAAATTGACTGAAAGTGAAATCGAAGCGGAGAAGAATGGCGAACGATGTGATGTGACCGACTCTGAGGACGATGCCTCAGTTGACGATGAATATGATTCGGATTTTGTTGTTGCTGACGGCGATTACCACGACGACGATAAAAAGCAAATGGCGAGGAAACGAaatcaagagaagaaaaaacgTGTACAAAAACTGGCAGCTGAAAACAAGAAGGGGAAAAACAAAAAGCTGGCAAAGGACCGTATAGCACGTAGGGATCGGCGAAATAAACTGAAAGGTgaagacaagaagaagaaaaagtctaATAAATCGTCAAGCCAGAAATCCTCGAAAAGTAAAAAGTCCAAAAAGGGCAAACGCCGTCACGTCAGCACCTCACCTGAAAGCGACTACAGCGGGAGTGACAGCGGGAGTGAAAGCGAGAGCGAATATAGCAGCGAGAGCGATAGCGAGGACGAAGAAATCACAGCTGAGGAATCTATAAGTGGAAGCGACTTTCACGAATCAGATTTGGAAAGCCAAGACGATGATTTGTTCAACGATTCAGACAAGGAAAATAAAGTCAAAGTCAAAAAATCATTCAGCCCAAAGAAGGGTCAATCGACAGTAAAGGGAAAACCGTCAAAAACCAATCCAAAAAGTAACAAACCATCTGCGAAACAAGATTCGAAAAAGAAGGTCAAAAAATCATTCAGCCCAAAGAAGGGTCAATCGACAGTAAAGGGAAAACCGTCAAAAACCAATCCAAAAAGTAACAAACCATCTGCGAAACAAGATTCGAAAAAGAAGGTTAGTTCTGTAGCTAAGActgcaaaaaaaggaaaaagaaaatccaCTCCCATTTACAGCGATTCAGAGGATGATGTTGAAGCTGGAATGGACAAGGAGAGTGAGAAAGACATAACAGTTCTATCGGATACTGACGGTGCCGCCGATGATAACGTGTATAAAACAGATAAGAAAAAATACAACATTAATGAAAGCGGACAAAGCAGTGATTCGACAGATGGTTCAGCCAGTGAGGACAGCGAAGGTGAACCGCcagcaaagaaaatgaaaatgaacaaatcatCACCCTCATTGCCTACACCCAAAGTCAAGAAAGATGGTGAAATTGCCGCAGCTTCCAAGAAGGTCAACAACACATCAAAAACACCAACTGCGAAATCTGCTGCTGCAAAACCAAAACCCACACCGGCTAACAAAAAGGCACCAGCAACGAAGACTGCACCAACGAAAGCCAAATCTACCGCCGCTACAGTTTCTGCGCCTAAGAAACCTATAGCGAAGACCAGTACCGCAAATAAAACAAATGCCACATCAACCGGCTCCTCAACACTGATAAAAGGATATATACAAAACCAAATTCTGCGTGCCCTTAAACACAACAGCCATGAAAAGACAGGACATTTTTTCGAGCTCAATGAGGGAGAAGACAGCGATGAAAATACAATCCTCGACAACTTCATTCCATACATGCACTCTAAGAACTATTTTATCATTAATAGTAAAATTGTTACTATTTAA
- the LOC135499650 gene encoding uncharacterized protein LOC135499650: MSVVDLFHLFQIEQDYDCLFENGSQLTKLWDGFFGKRIITYASAGKRGNWREKLGVKDVLNEDEESVVALQLLPHILPPKPIKSSNVVHRPSNLEAANAFIRFKQATTNIAAFLDTVEGEVQPFILALGDRHKPTQSFVIVERNAVEQTSLLKAVDCCFKLFFVLDIAYPASCHIVWEFLQDLVYQVPVRKGQTAISKNVTSLRNYFNVAK, encoded by the exons ATGTCAGttgttgatttatttcatctttttcagattgaacagGATTATGATTGTTTATTCGAAAATGGTAGCCAACTCACCAAACTCTGGGATGGCTTTTTTGGCAAACGGATCATTACATATGCCTCAGCTGGTAAGCGTGGCAATTGGCGTGAGAAGTTAGGTGTCAAAGACGTCCTGAATGAAG ATGAAGAAAGTGTGGTGGCCCTCCAACTGTTGCCACACATACTACCACCAAAGCcaataaagtcatcaaatgtGGTACATAGACCATCAAACTTGGAAGCAGCCAATGCTTTCATCAGGTTCAAACAG GCAACAACAAACATAGCAGCCTTCCTCGACACTGTAGAGGGAGAGGTCCAACCATTCATTCTAGCTCTTGGGGATCGCCATAAACCAACTCAATCATTTGTTATTGTTGAGCGCAATGCAGTGGAGCAGACATCTCTGTTGAAAGCAGTTGACTGCTGCTTCAAGCTTTTCTTTGTTCTGGACATCGCTTATCCAGCAAGCTGTCACATTGTTTGGGAGTTTCTGCAGGATTTGGTTTACCAAGTGCCTGTCAGAAAGGGGCAAACAGCCATCAGTAAGAATGTGACGAGTTTAAggaattatttcaatgttgCCAAGTAA